CCCAGGAGAACGAGCGTTGGAAAACCCTGATCCAAACGCGAAAGATCACCGCAGATTGAAATGAGGCCCCCCTGAGTCGCTTCGCGCCTTCCCCCTCTCTCGCTTCGCGGGAGGGGGACGACACCCTCGGTGCGGGGCGGCCCTTCCTCGGTGTCCCTTATCTCTGGCCGCGCCAGTTTCGAACGGATTTTTCTACATCTAGCACAGCGGATAACTGAGATAAAACTGTGGGCTGGCCTCTGGTCATCTCCGCAGGCCTGCCACAGCGCAGGCCCTTTTCACCGGGGCTTACAGCCCCCGCAAGTTCAAAGGATCCCAAGGCATGGCGACTTCCCGCCCCCGCGTTCTCCAGTACGGCAAGATGCCGCTGCCCCAACTCGACACCGAGCTGGCCCAGGCCTATGAAGTGACGCTGCTGTCCGAGCAGCCCGACCGCGAGCGTTTCCTCGCCGAGCACGGCGCGCAGTTTGAATACCTGGTCACCTCGGCCGCCATGGGCCTGCCCGCGGGCGTGGTCGATGCGCTGCCGAACCTGCGCTTCGTGAGCAGCTTTGGCGTGGGCTTCGACGCGCTGGACCGCGACTCCCTTCAACGCCGTGGCGCCCGTGTGGGCTACACGCCCGGCGTGCTCGACGACTGCGTGGCCGACCTGGCCTTTGCCCTGCTGCTGGATGCCACGCGCGGCCTCAGCGAATCCGACCGTTTTGTGCGCCGCGGCGACTGGAATAAGAGCCGTTTCGGCATCCGCACCCGCGCCAGCGGCAAGCGCCTGGGCATCTTCGGCATGGGCCGCATCGGCAGCGCCGTGGCGCGCCGCGCCGCAGGCTTCGACATGGACGTGGCCTATCACAACCGTCGCCCCGTCGAAGGCTCGCCGCACCAGTACCTGCCCTCGCTGCTGGAGCTGGCACGCTGGGCCGACATCCTGGTCGTCACCGCCGCCGGCGGCGAAGGCACGCGCCACCTGGTGAATACCGAGGTGCTGGCCGCCCTGGGCCCGCAAGGTTTTCTGGTCAATGTGGCGCGTGGCAGCGTGGTCGACGAAGCCGCCCTGGCCGATGCCCTGGAGAACAAGCGCATCGCGGGTGCCGGCCTTGACGTGTTCGAGGACGAGCCCCGCCCCTTGCCGGCCCTGCTGGCCCTGGACAACGTGGTGCTGGCCCCCCACATCGCCAGCGGCACCCACGAAACCCGCCGCGCCATGGCCGACCTGGTGCTGCACAACCTGCAGCAGTTCATCGCCACGGGGCATCCCGTGGCCGAAGTTCCTTGGTCTGCCGCGCAGTGATCGCCCTGTGATCCCCTTTTTCCTCCGCGTCTGTTGAAGAGCCTTCCTATGTCCACTACCCCGACCATCACTGCCATTGAAGTCATTCCCGTCGCCGGCCGCGACGGCATGCTCATGAACCTCAGCGGCGCCCACGCCCCCTACTTCACGCGCAACATTGTGCTGGTGCACGACAGCGCGGGCCGTACCGGTGTGGGCGAGGTACCGGGCGGGGAAGGCATTCGCCAGGCCCTGGAGGACGGCAGGCAGGTGCTGATCGGCCGCTCCATCGGCCAGCACCTGCAGCTGCTGCAAGAGCTGCAGAAGTCCCTGGAAGGCCGCGACACCGGCGGCCGCGGCCTGCAGACCTTTGACCTGCGCATCGGCGTGCACGCCGTGACCGCCATCGAATCCGCCCTGCTGGACCTGATGGGCCAGCACCTGGGCGTGCCCGTGGCCGCCCTGCTGGGCGAAGGCCAGCAGCGCGACCGCGTGGAAATGCTGGGCTACCTGTTCTTCGTGGGCCCCAGCGACAAGACCGGCATGGACTACGTCAAGCCCGGCGAGGACAAGCTGGGCACGGACGACTGGACCCAGGTGCGCCATATGACGGCCATGACGCCCGAGACCATCGTGCGCCAGGCCGAAGCCGCCTACGCCCGCTACGGCTTCAACGACTTCAAGCTCAAGGGCGGCGTGCTGGCCGGTGAGCAGGAGGTCGAGGCCGTGACCGCACTGGCCCAACGCTTCCCCGAGGCCCGCGTCACCCTGGACCCCAACGGCGGCTGGCTGCTCAAGGACGCCATCCGTCTGATGCGCGACATGCGCGGCGTGCTGGCCTATGCCGAAGACCCTTGCGGCGCCGAGAACGGCTTCTCGGGCCGCGAGGTTATGGCCGAATTCCGCCGCGCCACCGGCCTGCCCACGGCCACCAATATGGTCGCCACCGACTGGCGCCAGATGGTGCACGCCCTGTCGCTGCAGTCCGTGGACATCCCCCTGGCCGACCCGCATTTCTGGACCATGGCCGGCTCGGTGCGCGTGGGCCAGACCTGCCGCGACTGGGGCCTGACCTGGGGCTCGCACTCCAACAACCACTTCGACATCTCGCTGGCCATGTTCACCCATGTGGCCGCCGCGGTGCCCGGCAAGGTCACGGCCATCGACACGCACTGGATCTGGCAGGACGGCCAGTACCTCACGCAGAACCCGCTGCAGATCAAGGGCGGTTTTGTGAAAGTGCCCAAGACCCCCGGCCTGGGCGTGACCGTGGACCGCGAAGCCCTCAAGCGCGCCAACGCCCTGTATCTGGAACACGGCCTGGGCGCGCGTGACGACGCTATCGCCATGCAGCACCTGATCCCCGGCTGGAAGTTCGACAACAAGCGCCCCTGCATGGTTCGTTAAGCACCCCCTGAGCGGCTGGCGCCGCTTCCCCCTCTCTCGCTGCGCGGGAGGGGGACGACACCTTCGCTGCGGGACGGCCCTTGCTCGGTGTCCCTGGCCTGGGCCACGCCAGTGGCAAGCGTCATGCCCTGACCGCCACGCCGCTGCGTTTCTCACACTGCCACCGACCCTCTTTTTCTTACGGAGAACTCCATGTCCCGCTACGACAATCTCATCAATGGTCAATGGACGGCCGCCACCACCTACAGCCCCAACACCAACCCCAGCGACCTGTCCGATGTGATCGGCGAGTACGCCCAGGGCGGCGCGTCCGATGTGCAGGCCGCCGTGGCCGCCGCTGCGGCCGCTTTCCCGGCCTGGTCGACCTCGGGCATCCAGGCGCGTTCCGACGCCCTGGACAAGATAGGCACGGAGATCCTGGCGCGCAAGGCGGAGCTGGGCGAGCTGCTGGCCCGCGAGGAAGGCAAGACCCTGCCCGAAGCCATTGGCGAAGTCGGCCGTGCCGGCCAGATCTTCAAGTTCTTTGCAGGCGAATGTCTGCGCCTCACGGGCGAGACCGTGCCTTCGGTGCGCCCAGGCATTGGCGTGGAAATCACGCGCGAGCCCATCGGCGTGGTCGGCCTGATCACGCCCTGGAACTTCCCCATCGCCATCCCGGCCTGGAAGATCGCCCCGGCCCTGGCTTTCGGCAACTGCGTGGTCTTGAAGCCCGCCGACCTGGTGCCCGGCAGTGCCTGGGCCCTGGCCGACATCATCCATCGCTCGGGCATCCCCACCGGCGTGTTCAATCTGGTCATGGGCCGCGGCCGTGTGATCGGCGAGGCCCTGGTGAATCACGCCGATGTGGCCGCCATCAGCTTCACGGGTTCGGTGGGCGTGGGTCGCGGCATTGCCGAAGCCTGCGTGAAGAGCGGCAAGAAGGTGCAGCTGGAAATGGGCGGCAAGAACCCCCAGATCGTGCTGGACGATGCCGACCTGAACCAGGCCGTGGAACTGTCGGCCCAAAGCGGCTTCTACTCCACGGGCCAGCGCTGCACGGCATCGAGCCGCCTGATCGTGACCGACAAGATCTACCCGGCCTTCATCGAGGCCCTGCAGGCGCGCATGGCCAACATCAAGGTCGGCGATGCGCGTGCCGCCGGCACCGACATGGGCCCCGTGGTCAGCCAGGCCCAGCTGGAGCAAGACCTTAGCTATGTAGAGATCGCCAAGGCCGAAGGCGCGCGCCTGGCCGCTGGCGGTGCC
This region of Comamonas thiooxydans genomic DNA includes:
- a CDS encoding 2-hydroxyacid dehydrogenase, translated to MATSRPRVLQYGKMPLPQLDTELAQAYEVTLLSEQPDRERFLAEHGAQFEYLVTSAAMGLPAGVVDALPNLRFVSSFGVGFDALDRDSLQRRGARVGYTPGVLDDCVADLAFALLLDATRGLSESDRFVRRGDWNKSRFGIRTRASGKRLGIFGMGRIGSAVARRAAGFDMDVAYHNRRPVEGSPHQYLPSLLELARWADILVVTAAGGEGTRHLVNTEVLAALGPQGFLVNVARGSVVDEAALADALENKRIAGAGLDVFEDEPRPLPALLALDNVVLAPHIASGTHETRRAMADLVLHNLQQFIATGHPVAEVPWSAAQ
- a CDS encoding enolase C-terminal domain-like protein — encoded protein: MSTTPTITAIEVIPVAGRDGMLMNLSGAHAPYFTRNIVLVHDSAGRTGVGEVPGGEGIRQALEDGRQVLIGRSIGQHLQLLQELQKSLEGRDTGGRGLQTFDLRIGVHAVTAIESALLDLMGQHLGVPVAALLGEGQQRDRVEMLGYLFFVGPSDKTGMDYVKPGEDKLGTDDWTQVRHMTAMTPETIVRQAEAAYARYGFNDFKLKGGVLAGEQEVEAVTALAQRFPEARVTLDPNGGWLLKDAIRLMRDMRGVLAYAEDPCGAENGFSGREVMAEFRRATGLPTATNMVATDWRQMVHALSLQSVDIPLADPHFWTMAGSVRVGQTCRDWGLTWGSHSNNHFDISLAMFTHVAAAVPGKVTAIDTHWIWQDGQYLTQNPLQIKGGFVKVPKTPGLGVTVDREALKRANALYLEHGLGARDDAIAMQHLIPGWKFDNKRPCMVR
- a CDS encoding aldehyde dehydrogenase family protein — encoded protein: MSRYDNLINGQWTAATTYSPNTNPSDLSDVIGEYAQGGASDVQAAVAAAAAAFPAWSTSGIQARSDALDKIGTEILARKAELGELLAREEGKTLPEAIGEVGRAGQIFKFFAGECLRLTGETVPSVRPGIGVEITREPIGVVGLITPWNFPIAIPAWKIAPALAFGNCVVLKPADLVPGSAWALADIIHRSGIPTGVFNLVMGRGRVIGEALVNHADVAAISFTGSVGVGRGIAEACVKSGKKVQLEMGGKNPQIVLDDADLNQAVELSAQSGFYSTGQRCTASSRLIVTDKIYPAFIEALQARMANIKVGDARAAGTDMGPVVSQAQLEQDLSYVEIAKAEGARLAAGGARVACHTGSGKQGFYMAPTLFVDTEAGMRINREEVFGPVASVIRVKDYDEALAVSNDTPFGLSAGIATTSLKYATHFKRHSQAGMVMVNLPTAGVDYHVPFGGRKGSSYGPREQGRYAQEFYTTVKTAYTLA